The following proteins are co-located in the Doryrhamphus excisus isolate RoL2022-K1 chromosome 15, RoL_Dexc_1.0, whole genome shotgun sequence genome:
- the polr2f gene encoding DNA-directed RNA polymerases I, II, and III subunit RPABC2, producing MSDNEDNFDDGDFDDAEEDEGLDDLENPEDEDQENVQILPAGEGQQANQKRITTQYMTKYERARVLGTRALQIAMCAPVMVELEGETDPLQIAMKELKCGKIPIIIRRYLPDGSYEDWGCDELIISD from the exons ATGTCGGACAACGAAGACAA CTTCGACGACGGAGATTTTGATGATGCCGAAGAGGACGAGGGATTAGATGATCTGGAAAACCCGGAAGAC GAGGATCAGGAGAATGTACAAATCCTACCAGCAGGGGAGGGCCAGCAAGCTAACCAGAAGAGGATAACAACACAATACATGACAAAATACGAGAGAGCCAGAGTTCTGGGAACTAGAGCTCTCCAGATAGC GATGTGTGCGCCAGTCATGGTGGAACTGGAAGGAGAAACGGATCCTTTACAAATCGCTATGAAGGAACTCAA GTGTGGGAAGATCCCCATCATCATCCGCAGGTACCTTCCGGACGGAAGCTATGAAGACTGGGGCTGCGACGAGCTCATCATAAGCGATTAA